GCTCTTCTTGCTCTCCTTTTTTTCTAGTAACGGATCCTACCCCCATTCAACAGAGTGGGCATGTTACCCAAATTGGTCCAATCCAATTTCTTCCCTGGGAATAAGGTCAAACTCCTTCTGAACCACTTTATAATGAAATTGTAAGTCAGAGGCTTCCCCTAGCCAGATCACCCAACATCCAGAGAAGCTGCTCTGGGTGAAAAAGCTGGCACCCAAAAAAGAGTGAAGACAAAAGATCTGGCAAGCACTGAAGGCTTCTATGTTCCTGAATCCAGTTGTTACTAAGGCAAGTTTTATCCCAATCATTTGCAGAGTTTGGTTATTTCAGCCAATAAgttccactttttaattttttttttttttttttagattgactTGGTCACTTGCAGGGTCTTAATGAATCCACAACAGGCTCCTTAAGGGAGtgtcttagtttattttctgttgctataacagaataccacagactgggtaatttttaaacaatagaaatttgtttggctcacatttctggaagctgggaagtctaagatctcagggccacatctggtgagagcctcttgctgtgtcataacgtagcagaaggcatcacatggtgagagagagggcGAGAGTGCACAAAACAGAGAAACGGGGGCTGAACCTGATCCTTTTATTAGAAGCCCACTCTCGCATTAACTAACCCACTCCCTCCATAATGGAATAATCTATTCAAGAAGGGAGAACCCTCATAACCTGATCACCTCTTCAAGGCCCCACTTCCCTGTACTGTTATATCGGtaattaaatttcagcatgagttttaGAGGGGGCATTCAAACCATGGCATGAAGTGATGTTTTCATGAGTTTGGTTATATTGTTTTTACACACTACATTGTACCTAGCACAGGGCCCTGCAAAGAATAGAAACTCAACAAATAGTTGTCaaagtaatgattttttaaatttccttttgaaaTTCTGGAATagtatgtaagatgttaatattaataaaattattatgtgtAGGAAATCATGAGCAAGTTCAGAGTCTCAAGAGATACTCCTACTTAAGTTGCCTGTTTTCcaaaaaatgcacatatttaaaCATGTTACGAACATATTCCTTTTCATTAAGAGTCCATTGCCTGCATATAACATATCCTTTATACCTCGTCATAGTGAAAAGTGCTTGATATAAATGTATTCAAATTTATCACATATTAATACACTGCCAATCATATAACAAATAATGTAGATGTGTGTGCTTATAgtacatgtgtgcgtgtgtgtgtgtgtgtgtgtcagtttaACCAACTTCTTAGAAGGTATATTAATTGCACTTAGAAAACCTGAGATGTAAATCTAACAAAGTAAAAGTTGGCTCCACAGTCTCTTAAACAGGCCCCTTTCTATGAATTCTGTGTGTAACTTGTTCATAAATATGGAAAGTatctgaagattttctttttacgTGTCTTGATTTCCTTGAAGACTCTGGCACACAGCATGAGATTAAAATAATCTGGCATTGCTGGCTCCTTTGCCCACAAATACCAAGGAATAAATATTAGAATGATGGATTCTCTTTCCCTTGTCAACCATGAATATGTTCCAGCCTGGCGCAAGTTCTAGggagaaatgttaaaataaacaaatagaaccAAAGAgtagctttattcttttattcaaagTTTATTAAAACACAAGAACAAATTGTATAAGCACACATACCACTCAGCACCCATATGATAGCACTCTTTCTACTGATAATCTCCAAAGCAGTTCATTTTCTGCAACTGAGAAGCACATATGAGTAGCATATGCACGCATGCATTCTCACCACATTTACCCAGGACTCTTAGCATCATGTCCCGAATATTCTCCTTGCCAGGGAGACAAAGATGGGGAGAGGCAAACTAATGTGACTACATCCAACCACTAACTGAGTTGATGACTCTTTCGTCAGTAGTTATCATCCGCACACTGGTCAACTCTGCacatctctgtctccctcttcgGGTGCCCGATTACTTGGGCTAGTGAGTCTGGTGACAATGTGatgcaaaactaaacaaaactgGCCAACATTCCCTACCCAATATCATTTCATTGCTTTGGTTATAAAATACTGGATACTTATTTCTTTACATCCCCCAATCCTAACACACATAAAACCCACACTGACCACTGACATGGGCCTGGAGAAGTCTTGagagaattttctttatttcccatCCCCTTCTGTGGGTTTCTTTCATTCATGTGTTTACCTGTTTGCTTTTTCAGGGAAGGGGGAGAAATGGAGGGTTTGAGCCAAAATAGTGACTTCATTAAACATCTGCTGGGTCTTCGAAGTCTCAGTAAATATTGAATAAGCTCCCTGGAGCTCTGCTGTTGCTGCCTAAGACGGGCAGTCAGCCCTGACTTGCATGAGCAGTCTTGTTTGGATATCTGCACATGTTTGCCTTCTATTGGTTCAGACTCACCTTGGAACAGAGCTGGGTCTGTTAAATCTGAGACCTTGCTTCTGGTACTATACACATAGGGCATTAGGAAGTGGCCCGATGTTTTGCTCATCCTAAAGTCACTCAATGACTTGCAGCAGCCTTCAGCCTTCCTTCAGTTGTGAGAAGTTTGTTTTCAAATCTTCCCAGATTTGTAGACCAAGCCCTCAGGGCCTTGTTCTTCCCAGTTAGCAACTTTCTAGCTCTCCCACCCTAGATCCTCTCTTTTCTTAGAGAGCCTCAGGACAtgaccaagattgtgccagttgCAAAGCAGACATTGGTACTCAAGCCCCATTCCGGAAGTATATATGAAGAGTGGGTTTGGATTCTATTTTTAGAGTGAAGGAGGAAGTTGGAAtctaactatatatattttaactctgATTTTTGGCAATAccattaagggggaaaaaaaagaggctcCTAAAGTCAAAAGCCTTACTGTCAGTCTCCACTGCTGAGACACATGACATTGGGGATGTTCTGAAAAGCTCTAAATGCTAGTAAAGGTTTTCATGAATCCTTCAGTAGGACAGAAGTCAGCgtctacatttttcctttttcaatggtCATATGACtctaattaaacttattttccaaACCATCAGTCAGAGGTCAGGTGGAACAAATGTCCAGATTCATCCATCCTCTTATGATTGACATAAAGGGACATCCTGTAAATCAGTCAATCCCTCTTGCTTTGCACATAGCCCACAGGGCGTGCTGAGAACACCTTATAATCCACCTTTGGCTTTTCCCAAAGGCATGCATATTGTCTCTAACCTGCCCTCTAGAATTTTGTGCAGCAAGGCAGCACCAACATGTGACCTCAcgatatttcataatttttattgaagAGCCCAAATAGTAAAATACACTCAGGCAAAATGAAAGACAATAGGCTATTCTTCCCACCTTGATAAGAGAATAAGCACTTCCTGgttaatgggagaaaaaattaaCTAAGCAGACCCCTGGGAAGTTGGTATTACCAAAAATCAAGGAGACGTTCTATAAATGAGGTGAAGACACGGACCAGAGACCCAatgtgaaaaaagaaagtcatgtaAGTTAAGTGGCTGTCACTTAGCTATACAAAGCAGGAACAGTTACTAATCTGCCTCTAAGGAGGTCAGTTCCATTTTAATAGCTGTATGAAACACTTCTACATTACTATGCAGGCATCTCCATTCATGCCCGTTCAAGAAAATCATTGTTGATCCCACTAGTATTTTCACTAAGCAATAAATAAAGTCAGTTTTGGATAGTTCCAAGACATAAGTCTTTCAAACAATAAGTGTTTGAGTAAACCCAGATGCTATGATAATATCTAAAATTTCTTGGAAACTATTTCAATAATAGACAAGCTAATGCAGCTTTAAAGGCCTAACTGATAGCTCCATGTAAACACAGCCTATGGGAGAAACATGATTAGGGAATAAGAAAGAGAACTCAGacttttatatatgatataaatatatcatagATATATACtatgatatataaatagatatactTTTCCCTGTGAGACTAAGAACTACAATTCttcaaaggaacataccttatAAAACACATGATAGGTAGGTGAGTATTGGCAAACTAATAATTTCTCAGCATATCAGCTAAAGCATTGATTTTCctctacctcaaaataatgagttctTGTTAATTTCATAAAAGAATACATCacaagaaatcataaaaattcatGTTGCGATAAATAGGTTACATAATTACAGACTTAACCCTGATAACACCAAGGCATTCTACATAGTGTAGGATTCCTGAGCTTTGTCCATTCATTTTCTCCATTGGCCCTTCCACAGCCTTTCTTCCAGAAAATTCTTACATGTTCTATCGAACATCTTCCTCCCTGGTAGCCTATGTCTTTCTATGTTTCCTTCCTCTGCTTCATTTCTCCATTGGGCTATCCTCAGGGAGAATTGTCTGCACACACATAAACGACctccttctttaaaaatatagcacAACTGGGTGATTTTTCCATCATCCTTTTCCCCAGTTGACTAGCACTGCCTCAGCCAAATCTCATCCCCCCACCGGCTTATCTGACATACTGTTACATTATCGTACATATAGAACAAAGGGGAAGCTTAAGGACAATAGTGTGAATGTGCTGCAACCGGGTTCTTTATGTTACCGCTTTAGCGTCCCACGTAAATCTCAACACCATTTTGAGGTTAAAAATCAATGGGGGCCGAGATAAGCCTTGAATGTAGAGGTTAACAACTGAGGAATCGGAAATGATTATTCTCAGTATGATTTTCCAGCAACTCACTAGATAACATcacatttttgaaatttgttttgtttgtgggtggtttttatagaatttaaaacattagaaagcTGATGTTGCCATGAAAAATCAGTCACAATGGAGCTTTAATATTTACACAATATACCAGCTAGTGATGTGACTGATATGTtgctcccatttaaaaaataaaataaaatacttttggtTCTTGCACACCTAGTTCTCATGCTTTTCTCATTTCAGACAACTAGTTTGAGAATGTATTTTCAACTTTAGTTTTTatctatccattttatttttttattcagttaTTAATGGAATGGACAAAAGATCCTTTGACTGTACCATCAAATACAATCATATACTATGATTTCATAATAGTCtcacatttacaaaagaaattatgATACGAAATTGGTTGGTCTATTCTTTTGGGGGCTATAATCTTAAATATTACTTATGGGTAAAACTATAgtgtctattttaaaaagaaaatatatatatatattaaaatagcaTTATAATCATATACTATAGGGACTTTAGATACTGAGGAACTAAACCTCAGCTAATGGGACCAAAGGAAGATCCAAGTCCAAATTCAAAGGTCAATGGAAATTCCATGATACCGGGGGTTGCCTtataacaaagcctccaaaatgGTTGATCAGAATTATCTCTAACTTCCTCTTCTTCTATTTTGCAATGGAAGTAAGCTTGTTTATTTGCACCTATTCTTCATTATAGCTCACCTACTATGGGAGGAAATCAAGGCTGTGCTGAATGGCCATGGTACCTCCCTCCCACAGCAgctgagtgtgtgtatatatatatgtgtgtgtgtatatatatatatatatttgtatgtatgtatgtatggacGTAAAATTTCTTCAGCGCAGCATTCAGAGAGAACACTGCTATAGAGACTGAGATTAGGAATGACTTGGGCCACATAGTAATTGTAGGAATGGAGAGGAAAACACCAGCACCACCAGACCCACTGGTTTTCCTTTAATAGGTATCATGGTATAATTAACCCACTGAAAATATACATACCACATACATGGTTCAAAAGtaattatttccaaaagaaacccctcataattacaaatatttaagtatttcttttctttccatctcccctttctcctctctAGGAGCATATgacaaatatattgtttttatatgtgtattcTCTGTGCCACTTTTAGTTGagctccttcttctttttctggcCTTGTGTATGTTTCTACGTTTTTGTGGTTAAGAAATGAGTCCCACTCTCTACAGCTTAAGGTTAGAAACTGTgaattttctaaatctttctgcctcctcctccctagcttgtcaatttcatttcttttttagcaCTCTCTCCACCTGCCTAGAAATTAACCATCAGATTACAGATGATCATTCTAACCTCCCAGATTGAGGGATCATTCTTGGTATCTAAAATATACCAATAAATTCTGGGATATGAAGACTGAGAGCACTACATGGCTAGAAACTGGAACATCAGAAATGACTCTAACATAAGGTCTAACCTTAACACCAACGTCTAATCACACCACCAGTGTCTAACCACATGGCCTGGGCTCAAGAACTTGTAACATTTGGGAATTTTCCAACTGGGCTCCATCCATGCCAAATAGAGCCAAGGCAATACCCTTTATCTTAACGTAGACAGTAGCTTCCCTAATGTAGTAATTATTCAGGTAAGTCTTTTCCTCTGGTCTCAAAGCATGCATCAGCTGTATCAGTTCCTTCTCAATGCAGAATGAACACACGCTGAATCAGGGTTTCTTCCTCTCCGTCTTGGGATCTTTTCACATAGGGCTTTTTACTAAGAAGAGAGGTGATACGGCTACTACTTAGCCCAATGCCATTTGAGTAGTGAAAGAAGTATGGAGCTGTTAGAGATTCATGTTCTTCCGATAAACTCCTGTCTTTCAGTAAGCCAATAGGGCTCTGTTGAAATAGGGATTCCGTTCTTAATGTCCTTGcctttatataactttttaaaacaataagctCTCTTATAATCATACCTTTAACCAGCTAATCtagttttctttcatctcttgCTGAAATTCTTCTCCAGCCAATGCCGGACTTCTTGAAGGTTGTAGGAGAAGGGGCCCTTTCCTCCCAGATAAGCGATTTTCTGTCTCTGCACAATGCACACACGTTCAAAGGCTACCCCGTAAGCTATGTTGGCGTTATTGTCCATGCGGTCAGCCACAACTCGGCACTGGGGCGGCAAGGAGAAACGCTCCAGAAGCTGCTGGGCTGCTGCACACCGATCTTCCTGGTTCTGGTGCTTCTTCACCTCAAAAGACAAAGAGGAGTCCCCAGGTATCGCCCAGCCGTCTGATGGATGAGCCTCATCAATGTAGACCAGCAGGAAGTCGGCCACTGAGGAGAACTCTTCCACCAGTTTGCGGAAGGCTGGCAGCTGGCTCGTGAAAGGAGGTCAAGTGGCTGAACCAAAGTTGACCACTAGTGGGCGCTCAGGGCTAGCAAAGTCAAGGAGGTGGCATGCGGCTCCCTCCGCTATCTTCTCCTGGGTACCGTGGCCACTGTTGTCACCTCCTTCTGCACTGGAGACATGCACCACACTGGAATTGGGGGCATCCTCACCCAATTTCACCTGagggtaaaacaaaaaaaaagaaggtgagaaCATCACATTAAACACATTGCCACTTCAATTCACATTAAATAGTTACAATTGGCTCTAACAGAACGTGATATTTCCTTCAGAGCATGTGGTAAACATGTATCGATTTGAGTAAAGAGGCTTCATGGCAGGTAATGTAAAGAATGGCccaaaagagaataaaagtctTTTTTATTCTGTATAGTCACTGAAGGTAATTATTTTCATCACTGAAGGCACTGGAGTTAACTCTTTTTATAATTAAGCCAAGGCTGGTATTCTTTACTATCTTTATTTTGGTGTCAATTCTTAACATGCATTCTATAACAAATGATAAATtgacttcattttaaaagttagaagCAAATGGTCTACTTTAAGACAAATTATCAGGGTCTTGGGACATGGTGCCTCCTTCTGAATTCTGAAACACCAGGCAGGACCTTTATTTTCTTGCATGATACTAAGTCATTTAATCTCAACCAATGGCCAATGATACCAGTGGGCTCTATTCTTGGCCAGACCTAGAAAACCAGAGGTCTACCATTTATAAGAAGGGTTACTTCCACTTAACCTCTTTAGTGATTCAGTTTTCCCACccgtaaaatggaaataataatgcctGTCTTCCACATATGGCAACTGgagggcaacaagagaaaaagagcTCTTTGTGCACTGTAATTATATGGGTGTGTGTTGCCCTTATCAGATGCTACCCCACCATGTGAAATAAAACATCATCATTCTTGGgcaattttgtgtttaaaatatatatctatcctGAGCAAAGCTTTGAACTCTCCTCAGTATGGCATCCTCCCTGGAGGCTTCTACTGCCACTGCTTACAAGGTGGTTCTTACCACTCCAAACTTacaatttccatttaaaaaaaaaaaagacaaaatgaaacaaaaatggttACTCCAGAGTTCtatattaatttctcattttccaaGTGTGCTTGTTTCCCTCTCTTTATCTAGGCAGTCACACTAAAAAGTACTTTTCTACCCCACAATTTGTTAACAAGCTCctctgaattataaaatattgggGCAGAAGAGGTAGAGATAAAAATTGTTTCATGTGTTCCCTTTGCACATGGTTTAAATAGTtgaaaacagaatgaaggaaagtTTGCAGCCTTTGAATCTGTAAGTTGATAATAAAAAGCAGGCAACAGTAAAAGAGCCAATTACTTCAGTTTGAATTAATACAGTTGGATCTTCCTTGGAATGGTTTAATCAAAGCCAATAACATTAGGGACAACTTACGACagtacaattgatttttatatactatccttaatattataatatacttCCAACTGGATCGACTTATTTCCCTCATATACATATAGCCACACATAATGTTACTGTTAATTGAAGTCACTTAGAAGTGAATTGTTAAAGATGTAACAATCCAAACTGATATAACACACTCAAGGGCTTTTAGTCAGAAGCTTCTATCTACTGTTAATGCATAACTCATTGTAACTGTAGGGAAAGAATTAAagttctttctctcccttctaaAAAATCCTAGCAGGGCATGTTTGAAATAAGCATTATTAGTGTTCTAAGAGAAATCTTATGGTAATAATCTTCCTTCTTAGAAAGGAAGATGCTGGTGTGATTTAAGTaagtacattttgttttttggtcacCGCcacagagaaaattattttacttatactAACTTTCTTGGTTAATTTGCAAGTGACACTAGATGGAGAAATCTAATAAGCACATTTAGCTGGATTCTTTCATATGAACTACACTAGTCTTTAAGGCGTGAAAATATACATCAAATTTAAAGATATACATGTTGAAGGTATTATAAACCTTTTAATCCATGGGTTCTTTTTGTACTTCCTTTTTTATAGATCTAGGTAGTGGGTAGCAGCCTCTTCTCTTTAGATCTTTCCCATTTGAAATAATAGTAATGATTCTAGAAGGGATGTTTTAACAATATCATGTGTACTGTGTACCTCAACATACCGTGATAAGAAGACCTAAATGCATTCAGATTAGTCTGTTATAGTGACTTCCTGTTAAGTAAGCAACCTGTACACTTGTAGGTTCTTGATAGGTAAAAACATGCATCTGCATTTTGGAATCATTTTTGAAACCTATGAACAATTATGTGGCCTTGATAAATGGGCCTCTAGCCCCTTGACTCATCCAGGCAGACCTGTTGATCCTTTCATTATGTCTGATTATTCAACTGAATAATCTAATCTGA
The Theropithecus gelada isolate Dixy chromosome 7b, Tgel_1.0, whole genome shotgun sequence DNA segment above includes these coding regions:
- the DIO2 gene encoding type II iodothyronine deiodinase, giving the protein MGILSVDLLITLQILPVFFSNCLFLALYDSVILLKHVVLLLSRSKSTRGEWRRMLTSEGLRCVWKSFLLDAYKQLNCPPSGFSKDGHILULVYEAYKSRLLVYSHLDLWMVKLGEDAPNSSVVHVSSAEGGDNSGHGTQEKIAEGAACHLLDFASPERPLVVNFGSATUPPFTSQLPAFRKLVEEFSSVADFLLVYIDEAHPSDGWAIPGDSSLSFEVKKHQNQEDRCAAAQQLLERFSLPPQCRVVADRMDNNANIAYGVAFERVCIVQRQKIAYLGGKGPFSYNLQEVRHWLEKNFSKRUKKTRLAG